In Aedes albopictus strain Foshan chromosome 3, AalbF5, whole genome shotgun sequence, the genomic window tccccggaggaacgcttggaggaatccccgcaggaattcttgaaggaattcccggaaatattcttggaggaattcctggatgaatctccagaggaatttctgggggagtccctggatgaattcctggacgaatgcccggagaaattcgtggaggaatccccggaggaagtcgtggagaaattcctgggggaatcgttGGAAGAGTACCTGGAGGATCCTGGAGGACtcgttgaaagaatacctggaagaaccccagaagaaatccatcgtgaaattcctagtggaaaccctggaggaatccctgcagaaatctatggagcaatcctgggagaaatccctggtggaatttcgggaggaatccccgaagaaacccatgcaggaggaattcctgggggaatctctggagaaattcctggaggaaactctgaaaaaatttcttcagaaattccagcagcaatctcagatgaatttcattggaattgctggaggaaactttgTAGGAAATCCAGAGGGATCTATGGAGGAATCTTGGGAAGAACCTCagcaagaatcctcggaggaatgcctgccgaaatccctggaggaagccctggaaatTCCAGGACGAAACTTAGAAGTATTCTGGGAGCAATTTcataggaatcgctggaggatacCCTGAAGAAAGTTCTAGAAGAATGCtgaaaaattttcagaggataccttctggaaattcagaaaaatccctgtaagaaatcctgaaggaagtcttacagaaatacatgaagaaattcctggaggtatccctggaggaatcgctggaggaattcaaaaCGGAATGTTAACAAAAATGGCgtgaaaaaatacggaaggaatcttgtgagaaatcctggaaggcttTCCAAgtggtatttctaaaaaaaaaagttccggaAGGATAAAGAAACTCTgactaaatttctggagaaatccttatagAAGAATATCTAGATGTATTTTAGTTTCCAGATTCATTTATGTTGTCTATTCGATTCCTGTTCGGTCCAGAAACttattggcagaagaagctctcagttgatagctgcggaagtgctcatagaacactaagctgagaagcaggctttgtccctgtcCTGTCGAGACCTTTCGCCAAAAAGTAGAAGAATATTTATCCCTGTCCCCATGGAATTTGCTGTATCTTATCGGAATGGCCGGTTTGccgcatatacaggggatggccaaaatgtttgggataggcaactttttttctcccacaaaaaaattcaacatgctgtaacttttcatagagtgcatcaaaaaatctcaaattttgactgtttgtcaacctattgtatgtgcatcattggtacaaatttgggctcgaatgATTAATGtaacgcaaagttagaaccgttcgggtaaaacactattattcaagcaactcatttttgagctgtcatatctcggaaaccagtgaatcgaattgaatgaaattttgaacgtacactaacaatatacaaatgcttcacaaactattaaaacatagatactttttgaacgttgaaaaaagttatcatggattgacactttttggatttttctcgaaaaaacgttatttttttacatcaatgtcaataaattttagtgatgatatccaaagatttaacacttctgttctcaagttatctttaatcagatatattagagcctatttagattgaaaaaagaacacatttagtcatttttgtgtggtattgtaaatttgacttattttcctctatatgggtaaaaatttcaacccggtataacttaattcgccgtgaaaaaatattacattttataaagtcgtattaagtatcaatatattgttgataaacgttaaaaatttcattcaattcggttcactggtttccgagatatgacagttcaaaaatgagttgtctaaaaaatagtgttttacccgaacgattctaactttgcgatacattaatcattcgagcccaaatttgtaccaatgatgcacatacaataggttgacaaacagtcaaaatttgagattttttgatgcactctatgaaaagttacagcatgttgagtttttttgtgggagaaaaaaagttgcctctcccaaacattttggccatcccctgtactgccggtggaagcataattgtcccatgtgcatttttggcaatattgagattttgcagcccatgatcaTGTATCatggggtactatcatatggggaaataaaaatacGTACTTTGTTtcgaaaattgttgaaataatacaaggccgatttgtaacatttttaaaagtggacgcataagcgtcacgtttcattggaaatcctatggaactataaaatcgctctaaaacaaaaattagtgctcaaattcaaaattagTTGATGTTAGAATACGACACAGCagttatacttcatagttgagacaattttctTTTTTCGAACTTCGGAtactattttctcaattgtctgtttttgcacatgggacatttatgcgtccaccggcagtgtaTCTGCTAGATCTAGCGACTTTGTCTTATTCCTTCTACACGAATATCCAAATTCCTGCTCAATTAAACTTGCTTTTTGAATAATCATACGAATGAATCTGCAGCGTCTTCACGTTAACGCTTCTAGTTCAAAGCACCATAAGTGAGATGCCTTGTCAAAATTCAATCTTCATCATATGAAAAACGACTTttagtcagtgctgaaaatttcatttcgtcatatctaaattcaatcacctacagctcattttagaagctgaacctgagaatatggtatatgaaaaacttgtgctgctagaccagttctgttagaaagtcacggaaaaaatgctatttttcgaatatttagggtaaatgtcacgggctacctttgaaaaatgccaatgatattcacggtgaatatcatttggcatttttcaaaggtagtccgtgacatttaccctaaatattcgaaaaatagcattttttccgtgactttctaacagaactggtctagcagcacaagtttttcatataccatattctcaggttcagcttctaaaatgagctgtaggtgattgaatttagatatgacgaaatgaatttttcagcactgcttttaGTTGAGATGATGCACATGCATAACAGAAATAAAACTTCTGTACTCACCGGCACCGTCCATCGTGTACTTGTAAGTCGGCATCGGTGGCTTCGGGAGGAGCTTGGAGTAAGTCTCCGGCATCATCTCCTTGAAGCGATCGTGATACGACAACCTAAAATGAGAGCGACAAGCTGATAATAACTATGTACTTCAAACAATCTCACAAATTAATAAACTCACCtcaagcacttcagcagcacctcCTCGATAAACTTCGGTCTCGGATGCTCCGGTTCCAGCAGCAAACAGCTATCCCAATCGTCCCAGCTCCAACGGAACTGGAAGTTGCTCAGATGGTACGAGAACCAGTTGGCGAACCGATCGAAACAGCTCGTATTCATCGAATCGATTCTCATGAACAGGATTTCCGTGGCCTGAGCAAGTACCTGCGGCATCTTTGACGGTTGTAGCTTGCACAGTTCGATTAAAATGGATCCGTAACAAATGTCCAAATAACGAGGGGTGGGCATTTTGAACAATTCTGCGAAAATAACCTCGACAATGCAGTACTCCAAGGGGATTTTGTCCTTGTAGGAAAGGTTCAGCAGATTGGCCGCACAATCTTTGCGTTCCCAGTGGTGGGATTCGATGATCGAATGCAAATGCTCCTCAATGAGAAATCTTTCGATTGAATGCGCTCCCGGGAGGATGGGTCCAGCCGGACAATCGGTGTAGTCGAACATACGATAGACGACCCACGGCATTGGATATTCGAATGAATCCTGATGCGGTGGTGGATGGATCAGCGGCAAATTGTGCTGAAGAGCTTCGCACAGTACCGAATCGAATGCGAGATAAGGCCTGGGGATGTGCTTCTCAGCCCAGTTATCTTGGCGTAGCTTCCGGATCTGGGCCCAAAGGCAGTCCAAATATTCTTCCTGGGGATGCGGAGCATCAACggaccacactcgcaaagaattGTGATGTTTCTTCGTTCTCTTGTTCAGGAACACTTCAATTCTCACCAACAGGTTCTCCAAAGCCGATTCCTTCTTTTCGTACAATTCTCTTCCAACCCATGGCAGAGTAGAGAGTACTGCAAAAACGTACCAATCTCGACGAACTTGTGGAACCGAATCTTCATTGGCCGCATCCACCATGTTATCCAACAATTGGAGCAGCGAATTCGTCGAGATAACGTGGCAATTCACCAAATCCGAAAGAAATCTCAACGCATAGCGAGCCGCATCCCATCGGCATTGCTTCAAGCTCTCCTTGAACGTTTTCACCATATGGTCAACGAACTCGCCGCCAAAGTTATAGTTCTTGGCATTCATCAGCCCAACCATTGTCGAATAAATGGTACACTTCTCCGGCATCTTGATCGGACACTCCGACAGGATCCTCAAAATCTTGCTCCGAAAGTTTCCCAAATCCGATTCCAAAACTGAAACCAATCCCTCCAAATTGGACTCCAGCGAAGAGGAGCTGTTCTCACCGACTCTCAAAATCAGCGTCTCCAAACGCTCTTCCATCTCCTGGTTCTCCGACACCCGGCGACGTTTCCGGGTCCGTTCTAAAAATATAcaaaaacaaatatcaaaatcaCCGGCTCTAATTCCAACTGGTAACCCTATCCCAATAAGCCGCTCGTTCCCGTTGACTACGAACGCAGAACGAGGTTAGACGAGGCGAGAGCCCAAACTCAAATCCATCGAACTTACCACCGTAAAAATCGCCATCATCCTCGTAAGCACGGCGCCGGTTCATAGTTTTAAATCAACGTGTGGCACTTCCCGAACACGAACCGATTAAATTAAACGGATTAGGACACTATTTTCTACCGAAAAACGCGAAAAGTTTACGACAGCGACAGACCGAATCAAGAAACTTTTTGCGACGCTCACCGACGAAAACTGCAggccgacggcgacgacgacgacgaccaaaaatgaCAGCGCGAAGCGAAATGTCAAATGTGGTATAAAATAGAACAGGGTGGTCCACAAGTGCAATGATAccgcaagatgacgtcacgaggCTTGAACTGACATCATTATCATTGTTCGGACCCTTTACGTAGCGAATTTCGGACACTAATCAAGCCTTTCGTAGAGAGTTCTTCTGACGTTGTTTTCTACCACTTTAGGCGTTCTTCCCAGTTAAAAATACAGTACACAACTTGGGTTTTTTGAGGAAAATTAACGACCGACCGTTTTGATGGTTTATTTTGCACTGAAGCTAGGTTCGTGATAGATTGATGAACAGAGGCAATAAATTTGTGATCTATCTAATACAAAGTAACCGTCTATCTACACCGACATACAATTCATAGCGAGAGAGAACATCTCTCTTCTAGACAAACTTATCGTTTGGTAAACTAGGGATTCTCATGCGAAATTAACTAATTGAGAAATATAGTCCTTAACATGCCGGCCACCTAAATTCTTATCGGAATTTACTAATTCAACAGCTAAATCTTAGAATCCAATCTAACACAATCAAATTAGCATACTCTACTTGAAGAAACAAAGCTATGTTACGGTATTTCAGACTGGAAGCGTCTCATCCTTCTTCGAAGCCCTTTCGAATGGCAGCAAACATACTCGTGATGCTGGCCGCTTGTAGATAGAACCGCTTGGCATCCGTACCTTCACCACCCTGACCACTCCGTCCGGGCCTGGGTGGACTTCAATAATGCGGCCAAGGGGCCACTCGATGGCTGGATTCCCGTCTTCCTTTAGGAGTACCATTTGGCCTACCGCGAGTGTAGTTGCTTGTGGGAATCTTTGGTTCTGGTTGTGGAGTTGCGAGATATATTCCCGTCTCCACCGTTTCCAATGCTGTTGAATGATCTGCTGTAGTCCCTGATAGTGTTGAAGCCGATTCGGAGGGATCTCACTGTAGTCCGGATCGGGGAGAGCTAACAACGAGGAGCCAGTCAAAAAATGCCCTGGTGTGAGCACATCTAACTCGTCTGGGTCCTCCGATAGGGGGGTGAGTGGCCGCGAATTCATCGCCGCCTCGATCTGGGTGAGGATAGTCGCCATGTCCTCGAATGACAATCTACGTTGCCCCAGAACACGAACGAGTGACGTCTTGGCAGATTTTACGGCGGCCTCCCATAGGCCGCCAAAGTTCGGCGCTCTAGGTGGAATGAATTTCCACACGATTCCTCGTTGCGACGTCTCGTTGGAGATTTGTGAATGCACGACGGGATCATGCAGTAGCTCGTACATCTCCCGTAGATCGTTGCTGGCACCCTTGAAGTTGAGGCCATTATCCGAGTGGATCTCAGAAGGCAGACCTCGGCGGGCCACAAAACGTCGTAGCGTAGCTAGGAAAGCAGATGCTGTGAGGTCTCCAACCAGCTCCAGATGGACGGCCTTCGTGCTGAAGCACACGAAGACGGCGATGTAAGCCTTTTGTGCTGCTGCACGACGGTGAACAGGCTTGAGGTAGACTGGACCACAGTAGTCTACACCGGTGACAGCGAATGCACGAGTAGGAGTTGTACGAGGTTTTGGTAATTGACCAGGTGGTTGGGAAACAGGGACAGGGTTGGTTCGAAAACAGCGTAAGCAGTTTCGGAAAGTATAAGTTGCTAGTGCCTTTCCACGTAATGGCCAAAATTCTTGCCGGATTTGTGCGAGTGTCATTCGGGGGCCGGAATGGAGCGACAATTCATGGTAGGCGACTGCGACTTGGCGTGAAAACGTGTGATTGCTGGGAAGGATCATGGGGTGTCGAACTGCGTACGATTCTCCAGCCAATCTCAGCCGGCCACCAACCCGAAGTATGCCCTGGTGATCCAGAAAAGGGTGAAGAAGCTTCAGCGACGAGTGGGCTTGAATCGGTCGATGATTGGCTAACGCTTTGATTTCCGCGGCAAACGGTTCCCGTTGAACACACCGCACCAGCGTGTATTTAGCTTCTTGTAGTTCCGCTACAGACAAGGAAGAGGACGTGGGGGGCGATCTACGATGCTGACATCTCCGGATGAACTTGAGGACATATGCCGTGATCCGAAGAAGTTTCCA contains:
- the LOC109427984 gene encoding nuclear cap-binding protein subunit 1 is translated as MNRRRAYEDDGDFYGERTRKRRRVSENQEMEERLETLILRVGENSSSSLESNLEGLVSVLESDLGNFRSKILRILSECPIKMPEKCTIYSTMVGLMNAKNYNFGGEFVDHMVKTFKESLKQCRWDAARYALRFLSDLVNCHVISTNSLLQLLDNMVDAANEDSVPQVRRDWYVFAVLSTLPWVGRELYEKKESALENLLVRIEVFLNKRTKKHHNSLRVWSVDAPHPQEEYLDCLWAQIRKLRQDNWAEKHIPRPYLAFDSVLCEALQHNLPLIHPPPHQDSFEYPMPWVVYRMFDYTDCPAGPILPGAHSIERFLIEEHLHSIIESHHWERKDCAANLLNLSYKDKIPLEYCIVEVIFAELFKMPTPRYLDICYGSILIELCKLQPSKMPQVLAQATEILFMRIDSMNTSCFDRFANWFSYHLSNFQFRWSWDDWDSCLLLEPEHPRPKFIEEVLLKCLRLSYHDRFKEMMPETYSKLLPKPPMPTYKYTMDGAASLPGTATAHKLVVAIRQKCTPEDVLNELKDLPNPRETSENDMVESTFNPLKIDVFVQTLLNLGSKSFSHTFAAISKFHLVFKSLAETEEAQICILHNVFELWVNHQQMMVVIIDKLLKTQIVECSAVATWVFSKEMVGEFTKMYLWEILHLTIKKMNQHVTKLSKELSDAKERLDRNAESSSSESEEETAAAGADAAATPQRRRKKPIGDNSDKPTEEQVERMEEKLEAAYVDQKRLFLIIFQRFIMILSEHLVKCDTDGRDYDTDWYRWTVGRLQQVFMMHHEQVKKYSSTLESLLFTSDIDPHILDVFHQFTALRS